One segment of Podospora pseudopauciseta strain CBS 411.78 chromosome 5 map unlocalized CBS411.78m_5.2, whole genome shotgun sequence DNA contains the following:
- a CDS encoding uncharacterized protein (EggNog:ENOG503NXY4; COG:Q) has protein sequence MDVDGKRRLPLQQPVPGRPRWQGRSRPRRTARRTAGLLLSACLCFIAYAQWRQLPHSPSSVPPAGSDITVHGLSVKRLQDDLATCSALRRKPQDPIGLGRKENSRYIDGHAPTLVKNATVWVGEPKEGTDPEAARNGKGYGWIRSDVYLEYGLIKKVEAAIGLSSVASDTIVFDARGRPLTAGIIDMHSHAGVGSLPSLWGNEDTNEMSANISPFVRSIDALHPGDPQIQVIKSGGVTTSLVLPGSGNNMGGEAYVIKHAVGKADGRNETSAADLLADPDRNWRYMKMACGENAKRVYGRPGEAGPMSRMGESWDFRHAFEQATKVVREQDDWCDTAAAHGVHNHRSYLPQELRWESLGALLRGQVHLNTHCYTISDLEAFIDHTNEFKFKLRAFHHAHQTFLVPEILKRAYGGDPPASALFADNMYYKAEANVASEFAGKMLWDSGLTPIYVSDNPVLNAQHVLFEAAKAYKYGLPYHAALASVTAAPAERLGFGQRLGKIKPGYDADVVVWDSDPLSVGATPVQVWIDGTAQLEDPVELDKPAVELIVPDQDLAHLPGEPVQADEVVFTGVTHVLLDETSVDRKIGAKGIAVVFSKGRLTCLGDCQDERQAATKSNTPVIQLKNGYLTESFTAFGSKIGLNAIDAEDDTDDGPNPNTFVRAEDGLVLDNQKTNASYTYGVTKAISAPSFRGGFSHHGTSVGFLTGAKTVVGQDAVFASDVSAHYTFDTSVKQDGTPSISAAVGSLRRKLLEAHASPSSDETTKDVHSESAFLQKVVNGSLPLVITVHSADTIGALIKVKKAVDEVTKASIRLVILGGAESWLVAEELAAAKVGVVLAPLQSYAVSWDQRRALTGAPLTNGTAVDKLLEAGVVTAIGLEEDWLVRDLGLLAGIVYRNGGGKVDEKGALDLVSGNIYKLLGLKQPGSKSGHFVISEGSPLDIGSRVKAVGGGAGQVTIFAK, from the exons ATGGACGTGGACGGAAAGCGCCGTCTGCCTCTTCAACAGCCCGTGCCTGGCCGTCCGCGCTGGCAAGGGCGCAGCAGGCCTCGAAGGACAGCTCGGAGAACAGCCGGCCTGTTGCTCTCAGCGTGTTTGTGCTTTATCGCGTACGCCCAGTGGAGGCAGCTCCCACACTCACCATCTTCTGTGCCGCCGGCCGGCTCGGACATCACAGTACACGGCCTCTCGGTCAAGCGCCTGCAGGACGACCTTGCCACGTGTAGTGCCCTGCGCAGGAAACCTCAGGATCCCATCGGCCTCGGACGCAAGGAGAACAGCCGCTACATCGACGGCCATGCCCCCACGCTCGTCAAGAACGCCACCGTCTGGGTTGGCGAACCAAAAGAAGGCACCGACCCCGAGGCTGCTCGCAACGGAAAAGGCTACGGCTGGATTCGCTCTGATGTCTACCTGGAATACGGACTCATCAAGAAGGTCGAGGCCGCCATCGGCCTGTCCTCTGTCGCGTCTGACACCATCGTGTTCGACGCACGTGGCCGGCCCTTGACGGCCGGCATCATCGACATGCACAGTCACGCTGGTGTGGGATCGCTACCTAGTCTCTGGGGTAACGAGGATACCAACGAAATGTCGGCCAACATTAGTCCCTTTGTGCGTTCCATCGACGCCCTTCACCCAGGTGACCCTCAGATCCAGGTGATCAAGTCCGGCGGCGTAACCACAAGTCTTGTGCTGCCAGGGTCTGGAAACAACATGGGCGGTGAGGCATACGTGATCAAGCACGCTGTTGGAAAGGCTGATGGGAGAAACGAGACAAGCGCCGCCGACCTGCTGGCTGACCCTGACCGGAACTGGAGGTACATGAAGATGGCGTGCGGTGAGAATGCCAAACGAGTCTACGGAAGACCAGGAGAGGCGGGGCCAATGAGCCGGATGGGCGAGAGCTGGGACTTTCGCCACGCCTTTGAACAAGCAACCAAAGTGGTGCGGGAGCAAGATGACTGGTGTGACACCGCTGCGGCCCACGGCGTGCACAATCACAGGAGCTACCTTCCACAGGAGCTAAGGTGGGAGTCGCTCGGTGCTCTGTTACGCGGCCAGGTGCACCTGAACACGCACTGTTACACCATCAGCGATTTGGAGGCGTTCATCGACCACACGAACGAGTTCAAGTTCAAGCTCCGAGCATTCCACCATGCCCACCAGACATTTCTGGTCCCCGAG ATCCTCAAACGTGCCTATGGTGGAGACCCTCCTGCCTCCGCTTTGTTTGCGGATAACATGTATTacaaggccgaggccaaTGTTGCGAGCGAATTTGCTGGGAAAATGCTGTGGGACAGCGGCCTGACGCCCATCTATGTCAGCGACAACCCGGTGTTGAATGCCCAGCATGTTCTTTTCGAGGCTGCCAAAGCGTACAAATACGGTCTGCCATACCATGCGGCTCTTGCTTCCGTCACCGCAGCGCCCGCAGAGCGCCTCGGGTTCGGGCAGCGGCTGGGTAAGATCAAGCCCGGATATGACGCCGACGTTGTGGTCTGGGACAGTGACCCGTTGAGCGTCGGTGCCACGCCAGTCCAAGTTTGGATTGACGGAACAGCCCAGCTCGAGGACCCAGTGGAGTTGGACAAGCCGGCCGTGGAGCTTATTGTTCCCGACCAAGATCTTGCCCATCTCCCAGGCGAGCCTGTTCAGGCGGACGAGGTGGTATTCACCGGGGTGACTCATGTCCTTCTCGACGAGACCAGTGTGGATCGCAAGATCGGTGCCAAGGGAATTGCTGTGGTCTTTTCCAAGGGCCGGTTGACCTGTCTTGGGGACTGTCAAGACGAACGGCAGGCTGCCACCAAGTCGAACACCCCCGTCATCCAGCTCAAGAACGGATACCTGACCGAGTCCTTTACGGCCTTTGGCTCCAAGATCGGCCTCAACGCTATCGACGCAGAGGATGATACCGACGACGGGCCGAATCCCAATACGTTTGTCCGAGCAGAGGACGGTCTTGTTCTCGACAATCAAAAGACAAACGCGTCCTACACGTATGGTGTCACCAAGGCGATTTCAGCTCCCTCATTCAGGGGTGGTTTCAGTCACCATGGCACGAGCGTGGGGTTCTTGACCGGCGCAAAGACGGTGGTGGGACAGGACGCTGTTTTCGCAAGTGATGTGTCAGCCCACTACACTTTTGATACTTCAGTCAAACAGGATGGCACGCCGTCTATTTCGGCCGCTGTTGGAAGCCTTCGTCGGAAGCTTTTGGAGGCCCACGCTTCGCCGAGCTCTGATGAGACGACAAAGGATGTGCACTCGGAGTCGGCATTCCTCCAAAAGGTGGTCAATGGCTCTCTGCCTCTTGTCATCACAGTCCACAGCGCCGATACCATCGGGGCTCTGATCAAGGTCAAAAAGGCGGTGGATGAGGTGACGAAGGCGTCTATTCGACTGGTCATCTTGGGTGGTGCTGAATCTTGGCTCGTcgccgaggagctggcggcTGCCAAGGTCGGTGTGGTTTTAGCCCCCTTGCAGTCGTATGCTGTCAGCTGGGATCAGAGGCGGGCTTTGACCGGTGCTCCCCTCACCAATGGAACCGCCGTTGACAAGCTGTTGGAGGCTGGTGTGGTGACAGCCAtcgggttggaggaggactGGCTGGTGAGGGACTTGGGCTTGCTGGCTGGGATTGTGTACCggaacggcggcggcaaggtGGATGAGAAGGGAGCCCTTGACTTGGTAAGTGGTAACATTTACAAGCTTCTGGGACTGAAGCAGCCTGGATCTAAGTCGGGACATTTTGTAATCTCCGAAGGGAGTCCGTTGGATATTGGGTCGAGGGTGAAGGCCGTTGGGGGCGGGGCTGGCCAGGTCACGATTTTTGCCAAGTAA
- a CDS encoding uncharacterized protein (EggNog:ENOG503NVH9; COG:Z): MEQFLIDDADRYEELVQAFNPKPVAPVRAGSTNPDFLVSTRIRPLLRDEISQGFPESVCSRPGGAYIVDLHELKKSVRGLPCLNSFSYPVDRVFGPDSTTKQIYDAIIQPLVPLA, from the exons ATGGAGCAATTTCTCATCGACGACGCCGACCGCTACGAGGAGCTGGTTCAGgccttcaaccccaagcccGTGGCTCCGGTCAGAGCGGGTTCAACAAACCCCGACTTTCTCGTCAGTACTCGCATTAGACCACTGCTACGAGATGAGATCTCTCAGGGCTTTCCAGAGAGTGTCTGTTCACGGCCTGGTGGTGCGTATATCGTCGACTTGCACGAGCTCAAGAAGTCAGTGAGGGGGCTGCCTTGTCTGAAT TCCTTCAGCTACCCGGTCGACCGCGTCTTCGGCCCCgacagcaccaccaagcaAATCTACGATGCCATTATCCAGCCCCTCGTCCCCTTGGCCTAG
- a CDS encoding uncharacterized protein (EggNog:ENOG503NVH9; COG:Z): MFAYGQTGSGKTFTVSGLEEHGTLQKRLMDGTLEGERKLCIAQKHPLTSKAELLSLIPTASSLRKTAPTLKNDSSSRSHAICRIRIGNRSIPAAEDGLLYLIDLAGSEAARDKSTHDAARMREAREINTSLSALKDCIRGRAMVDLDQRSGKKAHVPFRQSTLTKTLKHPGGGFEEGGKRVVVACVNPCLADTQASRNTLRYAELLMVTAFGPAGKKVQEYDEKRPVTWGNGEVRDRKPLVLMGNVLAPTESGAQLLRLPVGEFVERCLKTPGVTMEQATTFESKFWQLHVDNLRSQSSSQHSKEKPEVKLTRMERLYSSADIEGPPHARDVPFKERIRPGMVVSYRSMGTEQMGVVLSRADAVGERVRDLTGVQGERYLCAMVVPAILPGAYDVGLWMQVVVGVGEVEAEVVLEWDVTTRYYYLTV, from the exons ATGTTCGCCTACGGGCAGACAGGATCAGGCAAAACCTTCACCGTCAGCGGGTTGGAGGAGCACGGCACGTTGCAGAAACGTTTGATGGATGGTACCCTAGAGGGAGAAAGGAAGCTGTGCAT CGCCCAAAAACACCCCCTCACGTCCAAGGCCGAGCTTCTTTCCCTCATCCCCACCGCGTCTTCCCTCCGAAAGACGGCCCCAACCCTCAAAAACGACTCGTCCTCCCGCTCGCACGCCATCTGCCGCATCCGCATCGGGAACCGCTCTATTCCGGCAGCAGAAGATGGCCTCCTCTACCTCATCGACCTTGCCGGGTCGGAAGCCGCCCGCGACAAGTCCACCCACGAcgcggcgaggatgagggaagCGAGAGAGATCAACACCAGCCTCTCTGCTCTAAAAGACTGCATCAGGGGGAGGGCGATGGTTGATCTTGATCAGAGGTCTGGGAAGAAGGCGCATGTGCCGTTTAGGCAGAGCACACTGACGAAGACGTTGAAGCAT CCCGGTGGGGGGTttgaagagggggggaagagagtTGTGGTGGCGTGTGTGAATCCTTGTTTGGCGGATACGCAGGCCAGCAGGAATACGTTGCGGTATGCGGAGTTGTTGATGGTTACGGCTTTTGGCCCGGCGGGGAAGAAGGTACAAGAATATGATGAGAAGAGGCCGGTCACGTGGGggaatggggaggtgaggga TCGGAAACCCCTCGTGTTGATGGGAAACGTCCTCGCCCCGACGGAATCGGGAGCGCAGCTTTTACGGCTGCCTGTTGGGGAGTTTGTGGAGAGGTGTCTCAAGACTCCGGGGGTGACGATGGAGCAGGCCACGACGTTTGAGAGCAAGTTTTGGCAGCTGCATGTTGATAACTTGCGCTCTCAGTCCTCTTCCCAGCACTCCAAAGAGAAGCCTGAGGTCAAGTTGACGAGGATGGAAAGACTTTACTCGAGCGCGGATATCGAAGGGCCGCCGCACGCGAGGGATGTCCCCTTCAAGGAGAGGATTAGGCCGGGCATGGTTGTCTCTTACCGTTCA ATGGGGACGGAGCAGATGGGGGTTGTGCTGTCGAGGGCTGAtgcggtgggggagagggtgagggattTGACTGGGGTGCAG GGGGAGAGGTATCTCTGTGCGATGGTTGTGCCTGCTATCTTGCCGGGGGCGTATGATGTTGGGCTTTGGAtgcaggtggtggttggggttggggaggtggaggctgaGGTGGTGCTGGAGTGGGATGTGACCACTCGATATTATTATTTGACTGTGTag
- a CDS encoding uncharacterized protein (EggNog:ENOG503PCUN) has product MTLYSSPPPARPFSEDKPTLLTSWWITLLCAFIILLRLVGRFVRVEKLFGEDKVAALVLIPLFLRMAFVHPILLFGTNNVELNDELDLSDEGLRRRAIGSGLVLISRMLYAVVLWLLKLVTLEFFDRLVGSSGRNRYTLLLRSMRIALVATFVAVVVSDLAECQPFTKYWQVSPDPGPQCRQGYANLLTASVCNAATDLLLVVFPVPIVIQSRLPMGHKSLLVALFCLHIFTVVVTICRVPQIISEQGYQATRTTWASADILMATFAANALTIGTFMRDKGVKKKKFKYEPTESQNRRNSRKDSMAISKKPSWDEDDDMEADYSEGKRGGLSRTKTPDISSTPGEAEQAKREIKSPRVHHSSRSASMDSLIPRGRQTPATQVVKTTTFEMTVSSSDDQEHVRCKKEAHVGLCLTPIHGVVTATANGRGRGSSILLREMKPMPDTHNEETEQQQR; this is encoded by the exons ATGACTCTCTACTCGTCTCCGCCTCCGGCACGGCCCTTCAGCGAGGACAAGCCGACTCTCTTGACATCGTGGTGGATCACGCTGCTATGTgccttcatcatcctcctccgtctcgtGGGGCGGTTTGTGCGGGTCGAGAAGCTGTTTGGAGAGGACAAGGTCGCCGCTCTGGTGTTGATACCCCTCTTCCTGCGAATGGCCTTTGTGCACCCCATTCTCTTGTTTGGAACCAACAATGTCGAGTTGAACGATGAGCTGGACTTGTCGGACGAGGGGCTCCGGCGGCGGGCCATTGGGAGCGGACTGGTGCTGATCAGTCGTATGCTGTACGCAGTGGT ACTATGGCTGCTCAAGCTGGTTACTCTCGAGTTCTTTGATCGTCTGGTTGGATCTTCTGGGAGGAACCGCTACACCTTGCTCCTTCGGTCGATGCGCATCGCTTTGGTCGCGACCTTTGTGGCGGTTGTCGTCAGTGATCTTGCGGAATGCCAGCCGTTCACAAAGTACTGGCAGGTCAGTCCGGACCCGGGACCGCAGTGTCGTCAGGGCTACGCAAACCTCCTCACAGCATCAGTTTGCAACGCGGCTACCGACCTGCTGCTGGTTGTGTTCCCTGTGCCCATTGTCATACAAAGCCGACTGCCGATGGGACACAAGTCGCTGCTGGTTGCCCTCTTTTGTCTCCACATCTtcacggtggtggtgaccaTCTGTCGGGTGCCTCAGATCATCAGCGAGCAGGGATACCAAgcgacgaggacgacatGGGCTTCGGCCGATATCCTGATGGCAACATTTGCGGCCAACGCACTTACCATCGGGACGTTTATGAGAGACAAGGgtgtcaagaagaagaagttcaAATACGAGCCGACAGAGTCGCAAAACAGAAGAAACTCGAGGAAGGATTCGATGGCCATCTCGAAGAAGCCGTCctgggatgaggatgatgacatGGAGGCGGATTATTCTGAAGGAAAACGCGGAGGGCTGAGTCGTACAAAGACGCCCGACATCTCCTCGACACCAGGAGAGGCCGAGCAAGCCAAGAGGGAGATCAAGTCCCCCAGGGTGCACCACAGCAGTCGGTCAGCCAGCATGGACTCGCTGATTCCTAGGGGTCGACAGACACCTGCCACCCAAGTGGTCAAGACCACCACTTTTGAGATGACAGTCTCGTCGTCTGATGATCAGGAACATGTTCGGTGCAAAAAGGAAGCCCACGTAGGGCTCTGTCTGACCCCCATTCACGGGGTGGTGACAGCGACGGCAAAcggacgagggagggggtcCAGCATCCTTCTTCGCGAGATGAAACCGATGCCAGACACTCACAACGAGGAGACggagcagcaacagcgcTGA
- the HIP1_2 gene encoding histidine permease (EggNog:ENOG503NUN0; COG:E), with product MTLDRDIEMSQLDRTRSLAEGSSFTVRGQSRASDPDHHHHHHHHHYHHHHHNHHPHNTVGVGAGGMKARVGRFIDTFRREHPDNVRYHDDPNFALHVTDPEGGPGDSPTTTRTTNGFGSASGVAVVRQHNGERYYDLRTANSRTAGTLLARELKGRHLQMIAIGGSIGTGLFVASGKALSEGGPAAVLLAYIFVGVMLYCTVQALGELAVVFPVAGSFSAFSTRFLDPSWGFAMGWNYALQWIVVLPLEIIAGAMTIGYWNESLNKAIFVAVFLAVIVVINLFGVKGYGEAEFVFAIVKVTAVVGFILLGIVINIGGTPEGGYIGGKYWSDPGAFNNGFKGLCSVFVTAAFAFAGTELVGLAAAETANPRKSLPTAIKQVFWRITLFYIVSLALVGLLVPYNEPRLLGATSIADASASPFVIAIESAGTTILPSIMNGVILVSVISVGNSSVFGSSRTLAALAELGQAPKIFAYVDRRGRPLVSILAASSVGLLAFMANSKVHSHVFDWLLAISGLSSVFTWGSTCLAHIRLRKAWAYHHRSVSDMAFRAQGGTIGSWIGLFCNCLILVGQCWVAIWPITSEPLTSSQRAENFFLQCLAIPVVLLFLIGHKLWYRTSVIKVEDMDIDTGRRDFGRLGIIKAQEEEERASWPKWKRVYRVIC from the exons ATGACCCTCGACCGCGACATTGAGATGAGCCAGCTGGATCGCACCCGCAGTCTGGCCGAAGGCAGCAGCTTCACTGTCCGGGGTCAAAGTCGGGCCTCGGAtcctgatcatcatcatcatcatcatcatcatcattatcatcatcaccaccacaaccaccaccctcataATACCGTCGGCGTAGGTGCCGGAGGGATGAAAGCTCGCGTGGGGAGGTTCATCGACACCTTCCGCCGGGAACACCCAGACAACGTCCGCTACCACGACGACCCCAACTTTGCGCTTCACGTCACTGACCCAGAAGGTGGCCCAGGCGACTCACCGACGACAACCAGAACAACAAATGGGTTTGGCTCTGCTtcgggggtggcggtggtgaggcagCATAATGGGGAGAGGTACTATGACTTACGGACGGCGAACTCCAGGACGGCGGGGACGTTGCTTGCGCGGGAGCTCAAGGGGAGGCATTTGCAGATGATTGCGATTGGGGGGTCGATCGGGACGGGTTTGTTTGTTGCGAGTGGGAAGGCGTTGAGTGAGGGGGggccggcggcggtgttgttggcgtaCATCTTTGTGGGCGTGATGCTGTATTGCACGGTGCAGGCGTTGGGGGAGTTGGCCGTGGTGTTTCCTGTAGCGGGGTCGTTCTCGGCTTTTTCGACGAGGTTTCTGGATCCGAGTTGGGGGTTTGCTATGGGTTGGAA CTATGCCTTGCAGTGGATAGTGGTGTTACCGCTCGAGATTATTGCCGGCGCCATGACTATCGGTTATTGGAACGAGAGTCTGAACAAGGCCATATTTGTGGCCGTGTTTCTGGCGGTCATTGTTGTCATCAACCTCTTTGGAGTAAAGGGGTACGGCGAGGCAGAGTTTGTGTTTGCCATTGTCAAGGTTACTGCTGTCGTCGGGTTCAT CCTTCTCGGTATCGTCATCAACATCGGAGGGACCCCCGAAGGCGGCTACATCGGCGGCAAGTACTGGTCCGACCCGGGCGCCTTCAACAATGGCTTCAAGGGCCTCTGTAGCGTGTTTGTCACGGCCGCCTTTGCCTTTGCTGGCACGGAGCTGGTCGGTTTGGCTGCCGCCGAGACAGCCAACCCGCGAAAGTCATTGcccaccgccatcaagcAAGTGTTTTGGAGAATCACACTCTTCTACATTGTGTCGCTTGCGCTTGTCGGTCTCCTGGTGCCGTACAACGAGCCCAGGTTGCTTGGTGCTACTAGCATCGCCGACGCCTCAGCCAGTCCCTTTGTCATCGCCATCGAAAGCGCAGGCACGACTATTCTACCCAGCATCATGAACGGCGTCATCCTTGTGTCCGTCATCAGCGTCGGCAACTCTTCCGTCTTTGGATCCTCCCGAACactcgccgccctcgccgagcTGGGCCAGGCGCCCAAGATCTTCGCCTACGTCGACCGCCGCGGCCGTCCGCTAGTTTCCATCCTCGCAGCATCGAGCGTCGGTCTCCTGGCCTTCATGGCCAACTCCAAAGTCCACAGCCACGTGTTCGACTGGCTCCTCGCCATATCAGGCCTGAGCAGCGTCTTCACCTGGGGGAGCACCTGTCTCGCCCACATCCGCCTCCGCAAGGCATGGGCGTACCATCACAGATCAGTCAGCGACATGGCCTTTCGTGCTCAGGGGGGAACGATCGGCAGCTGGATCGGCCTGTTTTGCAACTGTCTCATTCTCGTCGGTCAGTGCTGGGTGGCGATTTGGCCCATTACGAGCGAGCCGTTGACGTCGAGTCAGCGGGCCGAGAATTTCTTTTTGCAGTGTTTGGCGATcccggtggtgttgttgtttttgatTGGGCACAAGCTGTGGTATAGGACGAGCGTGATCAAGGTGGAGGACATGGATATTGAtacggggaggagggattttGGCAGACTCGGGATTATCAAggcgcaggaggaggaggagagggcgagtTGGCCGAAGTGGAAGAGGGTTTATAGGGTTATTTGCTGA
- a CDS encoding uncharacterized protein (EggNog:ENOG503NVMX; CAZy:GH31; COG:G), translating into MPASLLWCYLLFASFHCRMAFLWIASLVLCSLWGARGQTERCSGYEAINVLKADSYLIADLVLIGNCSSHSSDIENLRLLVEYQTDSRLHVLITDADSQVFQIQEHVLPRPRSENASSSSSGLQFSFTQSPFAFSVTRASTGETLFDTADTPLIFETQYIRLRTRLPSNPNIYGLGEHSDDFRLPTWNYTRTLWNTESPMIPNGLNLYGSHPVYFDHRGESGTHGVFLRSSNGMDVKLGTSDQGQQFLEYNVIGGVFDFYFLAGPTPTDVSKQYAEVVGLPAFVPYWVLGFHQCKYGYKSIDEVGQVVDAYAAAGIPLETMWGDIDYMSDHQDFTTDGSRYPLEKVRQLVQSLHDDGQHYVQILDPGIHRAGGYPTYTRGAEQNVFLKAADGSFYRGFQWPGEVVWPDWLHPNTQEWWTDEIRRFYDPNSGVNVDGLWVDMNEASNMCESTSCFASTSARTWVANKGIAVRKRYGDPVPFLGVPERDLFNPLYRIQNRWGDISSKTLWTNITNADGTHQYDTHNFYGTMMAGATRNALLSRNSAVRPFVLTRSTFAGVGRVAAHWFGDNASRWDHYRTTIRQMLSFTALHAVPFVGSDVCGFNENATEKMCARWALLGAFQPFYRNHADTTANRQEFYLWPLVTQAAKKAIDTRYKLLDYMYTSLWKASADGTPNASPLWFFYPSDSNTFGIQNQWMLGDALLVSPVVDDDSQSVSFYLPDDIWYDFWTFEQKAGGGQTHRLDGVQWDEIPVHIRGGTILAMRTESANTTAQLREKNFRIIVAPGKDGTAKGELYLDDGASLDVGGNKSEIGFVWDGQSFAANGTFGFETDVKVERVVVLGGEGGEVVTHEGPWGLGGEFGFHL; encoded by the exons ATGCCGGCCAGCCTGCTCTGGTGTTATTTGCTTTTTGCTAGCTTCCATTGCAGAATGGCGTTTCTCTGGATCGCCTCTCTTGTGTTGTGCTCTCTGTGGGGGGCACGGGGACAGACTGAACGATGTTCGGGTTACGAAGCCATCAACGTGCTGAAGGCGGACTCGTATCTGATTGCAGATCTTGTTCTCATTGGCAACTGCAGCTCTCACAGCAGCGACATCGAGAACCTGAGGTTGCTTGTCGAGTACCAGACAG ACTCACGGCTGCATGTCCTCATCACAGATGCCGATTCCCAAGTGTTTCAAATCCAGGAACACGTCCTCCCCCGACCGAGAAGCGAGAACGCGTCCTCGAGCAGCTCTGGGTTGCAGTTCAGTTTCACCCAAAGCCCGTTTGCCTTTAGCGTTACAAGAGCGTCGACAGGGGAGACCCTTTTTGACACGGCCGACACGCCGTTGATCTTTGAAACCCAGTACATCCGACTCAGAACTCGCTTGCCGTCGAATCCAAATATTTATGGGCTGGGCGAACACTCGGATGACTTTCGCCTTCCAACATGGAATTACACCCGCACGCTATGGAACACGGAATCGCCCATGATCCCAAATGGGCTCAATCTCTACGGCTCGCACCCGGTGTACTTTGACCATCGGGGCGAGTCAGGCACGCACGGCGTGTTTCTGCGGAGTTCCAACGGCATGGATGTCAAGTTGGGCACCTCGGACCAGGGACAGCAATTCCTCGAGTACAATGTGATTGGCGGCGTATTCGACTTTTACTTCTTAGCAGGCCCGACCCCAACAGACGTCAGCAAGCAGTATGCCGAAGTTGTCGGGCTCCCAGCGTTTGTGCCGTATTGGGTCCTGGGTTTCCATCAGTGCAAGTATGGATATAAAAGCATTGATGAAGTTGGACAAGTTGTTGACGCCTACGCGGCCGCTGGGATCCCATTGGAGACGATGTGGGGTGATATTGACTACATGAGCGACCATCAGGATTTCACCACGGACGGGAGCCGTTACCCCCTGGAGAAAGTTCGGCAGCTGGTTCAGAGTCTGCACGATGATGGACAACACTATGTTCAAATCCTGGATCCGGGAATCCATCGAGCTGGTGGTTACCCAACCTACACCAGAGGCGCCGAACAGAACGTCTTTCTCAAAGCAGCAGATGGCTCATTTTATCGCGGGTTTCAATGGCCCGGCGAAGTGGTTTGGCCTGACTGGCTCCATCCAAACACACAGGAATGGTGGACAGATGAGATCAGGAGGTTCTACGACCCCAACTCAGGCGTCAACGTCGATGGGCTGTGGGTTGACATGAACGAGGCGAGCAACATGTGTGAAAGCACCAGCTGCTTTGCTTCAACATCTGCTCGAACCTGGGTTGCCAACAAGGGTATCGCGGTCAGGAAACGGTACGGGGACCCGGTTCCATTTCTTGGAGTGCCAGAGAGAGATCTCTTCAACCCTCTGTATCGCATACAGAACCGATGGGGCGACATCTCCAGCAAAACTTTGTGGACGAACATCACCAATGCCGACGGAACCCACCAGTATGATACTCACAACTTCTACGGCACCATGATGGCTGGCGCCACCCGGAACGCTCTGCTGAGCAGAAACTCGGCTGTCAGGCCCTTCGTCCTCACTCGATCGACCTTTGCTGGCGTGGGGAGAGTGGCAGCGCATTGGTTCGGTGACAACGCTTCTAGGTGGGATCATTACCGAACTACTATCCGCCAAATGTTGTCCTTCACTGCTCTGCACGCGGTGCCCTTTGTTGGCTCTGACGTCTGTGGCTTCAACGAAAACGCGACGGAAAAAATGTGCGCCCGCTGGGCTTTGCTAGGCGCGTTCCAGCCCTTCTACCGCAACCACGCAGATACCACGGCCAACCGTCAGGAATTTTACCTGTGGCCTTTGGTCACCCAAGCCGCCAAGAAGGCGATTGATACTCGCTACAAGTTGCTCGACTACATGTACACCTCCCTCTGGAAAGCGAGCGCTGACGGCACGCCCAACGCCAGCCCGCTGTGGTTCTTCTACCCCTCGGATAGCAACACGTTTGGCATCCAGAACCAATGGATGCTTGGAGACGCGTTGCTTGTTTCTCCAGTTGTTGACGACGACTCCCAGAGCGTCAGCTTCTACCTTCCGGACGATATCTGGTATGACTTTTGGACTTTTGAGCAAAAGGCCGGGGGTGGACAAACGCACAGGTTGGACGGGGTGCAGTGGGATGAGATTCCTGTTCACATTCGAGGCGGGACTATCCTTGCTATGAGGACTGAATCAGCGAATACTACTGCCcagttgagggagaagaacTTTAGGATTATTGTTGCGCCGGGGAAGGACGGGACTGCCAAGGGGGAATTGTACTTGGATGATGGGGCCAGTTTGGATGTGGGGGGGAACAAGTCGGAGATTGGGTTTGTGTGGGATGGGCAGAGCTTTGCTGCGAACGGGACGTTTGGGTTTGAGACGGATGTGAAGGTTGAGAGGGTTGTTGTTctcggaggggagggaggggaggttgttaCGCATGAGGGGccttgggggttgggaggagagTTTGGGTTTCATTTGTAG